A genome region from Anolis carolinensis isolate JA03-04 chromosome 6, rAnoCar3.1.pri, whole genome shotgun sequence includes the following:
- the LOC134292500 gene encoding uncharacterized protein LOC134292500 has product MFMFPTVKVSGDITESLVCSFRSGCGELTLSQEYGHHPAVAVRCNMQVEDEELLGAGGGRSERATPEPDAEFHQLAALASSTAYAQPNGVTQRRGVVRGDSTGGEEGSPSPGPQRMVFLEERMSAMETTLAVMSRAMERLAVLAEPERGRELRASSMWDVSMGSSQGFADLPAPKGREMRKEPGARPKIQTSLTRVEESDDEGEKPPRIPATLPAETLVPLANAGRGTGPREAAAGPTGPQGGLRRAENWGLPPQGPLPRREELRIEFGGESSELDFFLTTVRGYMEDNAHTFRTESSRVRAIGAVLKRGAASWYVQLHARRDPCLGSLRRFMGALETRFRDPLEQIRAREKLKTVSQGQRSVSEYAEEFQCLAEKVPEWSAVTKIELFKEGLRREILSWAVHRDEPDTLRGWIQLAGRIETSLAQARRHRGGLQQRPQMKEGSRKEGSTPAGRRTEPTGNVSTSRRGCFVCGRLGHRAAECWQRKGEGGGPPKPRAVAGKRAEEEPPMRHHSGGLDEGEEDAMSEPCY; this is encoded by the exons atgttcatgtttcctacagtaaaagtttctggtgatatcacagagagtcttgtgtgttcattcaggagcggctgtggtgagctgacactaagccaagaatacggacaccatcccgctgtagcggtgaggtgtaacatgcaagtggaggatgaagagctcttgggcgcaggaggaggaaggtcggaaagggccactcccgagccggacgctgagttccaccagctggcggccctggcgtcatccaccgcttatgcccagccaaatggggtaacccagaggcgcggagtggtgcggggagatagcaccggaggagaggaaggttcaccttccccaggcccacagaggatggtgtttctggaggagaggatgtcggcgatggagaccaccctggcagtgatgtcgagggcgatggagcgcctggcagttttggcggagccggagagaggaagggaacttcgggctagctcaatgtgggacgtgagcatgggaagcagccagggctttgcagacctcccagcaccgaagggaagggaaatgcgaaaggagcccggcgcccggcccaagatccaaacaagcctgacgcgggtggaggagagtgacgacgaaggggaaaagcctccgagaatcccggctacgctcccagctgagaccctggtgcccctggcgaatgccgggcgtggcacagggccaagagaagcagcagcggggcccactggtccgcaagggggcttgcgacgggcggagaattggggattgccaccacagggacccctaccgagacgagaggaactaaggatcgagtttgggggagagtcctctgaactggattttttcctgaccacggtgaggggctatatggaggacaatgctcacacttttagaacggaatccagccgggtacgggccattggtgcagtgttgaagaggggagcggccagctggtacgttcaactgcacgcgcggcgcgacccatgtctggggtcactccgacgctttatgggggccctggagacccgtttccgagatccactggagcagatccgggcgagggagaagttgaagaccgtctcccaggggcagaggtcggtatctgagtatgcggaggagttccaatgcctcgctgaaaaggtgccggaatggtctgcagtgacaaagatagaactcttcaaagaggggctcaggcgggagatcctctcctgggcggtgcatcgtgatgagcctgacacactgcgcggatggattcagctggcggggcgcatcgagacatcgctggcccaggcgaggaggcaccgaggagggctacagcagcggccgcagatgaaagaggggagccggaaggagggatcaaccccagccgggaggagaacggagccgacagggaacgtgagcaccagcaggaggggctgcttcgtgtgcggccgtttgggccacagggctgccgagtgctggcagagaaaaggggaaggcggaggcccgcccaaaccaagagccgtggcagggaaacgcgccgaggaagaaccaccgatgaggcaccactcgggggggttg gatgaaggggaggaggacgccatgtcagaaccctgctactag